The window GCGGACGGGATTAACGACTTCGACGTAGAATCCCATCGCGCGGGCCATCGCGATCAGGGATTCGCGGTCGCCGGACAGGTTTTTGCCCAACTGATGATTGAATCCGATCACCAGCCGCTTCAGCCCGACACGTCCTTTGAGAATGATCTGTACGAAATCGTGGGCGGACAGCTGCGAGACCGTCTGATCGAAGTTGATAACGAGGAGTTGGTCAACGCCCATGCCGGCAAGCTGCGCGATCTTTTCCTCGACGGTCAACAGCAACCGCGCGCCTCCGCGGTTCCCATTGCCACTTTCGGCTCCGCCTTCGAAGGCGACGACCACGCTGCGCAGGCCCTGTGCGCGCGCGGAGTCAACGGTTTGCCGAATGACCGCCTGATGACCGAGATGCAGGCCGTCGAAGCTGCCGACGGCGATCACCGAGTCAGCGGGATTCGTAAAATTCGACCACGATCCGCGAAAGACGTCCATTTCAGGAAGCGGCGAATTCAGCTCGCCGACGTTGGATTTCAGAGAGGTCAAGCGCCTGCTCGACACGGTAGGGACCGATTGCGGTCCGGCGCAACGCGGCCAGCGTACCCCCGCATCCGAGGTCCCGTCCCAGATCGCGGGCGACCGAGCGGATGTAGGTTCCGGCCGAACACTGAACACGGAATTCGAGTTCAGGGGCGCGATAGCCGATCAGATCAAAATGATAGAGACTAACCCGGCGCGCTGGCAACTCGACGGCACGTCCGGCGCGCGCGAGTTTGTAGCTGCGTTTACCGGCGACCTTTACCGCCGAATACGCGGGAGGCACCTGTTCAATGTCGCCGGTCAGTTTCGCGAGGGCGGTCCGGATCGCGGATTCATCGCACGCGACGGGGGCCTCGGCGATGATCTCGCCCTCGAGATCATCGGTGGCGGTCTCCATGCCGAGGCGGATGGTGCCGCAATATTCCTTCGGCAGTGACGAGAATTCCGTCGCACGGCGGGTCGCGTCGCCGAACAGCACGATCAGCAGGCCGGTCGCCGCGGGATCGAGTGTTCCGGCGTGTCCCACGGACTTCCATTTCAACAGGCCGCGCAATTTGTTGACGACATCGAAGGATGTCCAGCCTCGCGGCTTATCGACGGTCAGAATGAGCGCTCCGCTCAGACGGCCACACTTCCCGGACGCGGGACTTGGTTCACGGCCGCCAGCAGCGTCGGCAGGATTCGGTCGCGCACGGATGGCAAGGTCCCCTGCATGCGAAATCCGGCCGCGCGTTCATGCCCCCCCCCGCCGAAGCTCTCGGCGATGCGGGACACGTTGACGAAGTGCTTGGATCGCAACGAGACCCGGATCTTGGCCTCGGCCTCGCTCAACAACACGGCGACTTCCACTCCGCGAATCGACAGTCCGAGGTCCACAATGCT is drawn from candidate division KSB1 bacterium and contains these coding sequences:
- the ribF gene encoding riboflavin biosynthesis protein RibF — encoded protein: MTSLKSNVGELNSPLPEMDVFRGSWSNFTNPADSVIAVGSFDGLHLGHQAVIRQTVDSARAQGLRSVVVAFEGGAESGNGNRGGARLLLTVEEKIAQLAGMGVDQLLVINFDQTVSQLSAHDFVQIILKGRVGLKRLVIGFNHQLGKNLSGDRESLIAMARAMGFYVEVVNPVRSDDQIVSADLVRQAMQSGDVARAAAALGRYYSVAGVVVHGFGRGRQLNCPTANLGGIDPAKLVPRDGIYAGIATVRSEAWPAAISNGYNPTFGEGRHSVEAHLIGFDDDIYDEPITIEFVERIRDEKKFAAIDDLIAQIADDVRVAAELLEARGVCRRVS
- the truB gene encoding tRNA pseudouridine(55) synthase TruB — protein: MSGALILTVDKPRGWTSFDVVNKLRGLLKWKSVGHAGTLDPAATGLLIVLFGDATRRATEFSSLPKEYCGTIRLGMETATDDLEGEIIAEAPVACDESAIRTALAKLTGDIEQVPPAYSAVKVAGKRSYKLARAGRAVELPARRVSLYHFDLIGYRAPELEFRVQCSAGTYIRSVARDLGRDLGCGGTLAALRRTAIGPYRVEQALDLSEIQRRRAEFAAS